In Priestia megaterium NBRC 15308 = ATCC 14581, the following proteins share a genomic window:
- a CDS encoding LLM class flavin-dependent oxidoreductase, whose amino-acid sequence MTHQRQLKLGAIIHGVGGNMGAWRHPEILSDASVNLGFYKQQAQKAEEGKFDLVFIADGLYINEKSLPHFLNRFEPLTILSALASVTSHIGLVGTLSTSYSEPFTVARQFASLDHISSGRAGWNVVTSPLEGSALNYGKEHPTHDKRYRIAEEFLEVTKGLWDSWEDDAFIRNKETGQFFEEKKLHRLHHKGEFFSVEGPLNIGRSAQGQPVVFQAGSSESGKDLAAKTADAVFTGQDNLEEAKAFYQDVKLRAAAQGRNENELLIFPGIGPIIGSTNEEAERKYEELSQLVTIEHALNYLGRFFDHFDFSQFPLDDAFPDLGDIGSNSFRSTTEKIKENAKKYKWTLREAALRIATPKTQFIGTPEHIANLMEQWFEEKGADGFIIHSSVPHGLDDFVEYVVPILQERGLYRTKYEGSTLRSNLQLNIPKNRYTQVKVN is encoded by the coding sequence ATGACACATCAAAGACAATTAAAGCTAGGGGCTATTATTCATGGAGTCGGAGGAAATATGGGGGCGTGGAGACACCCTGAAATTTTGTCAGATGCCAGCGTTAATTTAGGTTTTTACAAGCAGCAGGCTCAAAAAGCGGAAGAAGGAAAATTTGATTTAGTGTTCATTGCCGATGGGTTATATATCAATGAAAAATCGCTTCCGCATTTTTTGAATCGTTTTGAACCTCTTACTATTCTATCAGCACTTGCTTCTGTCACTTCTCATATTGGTTTAGTCGGCACTCTATCGACTTCGTATAGCGAGCCGTTTACGGTGGCTAGACAATTCGCTTCACTTGATCATATTAGCAGCGGCCGAGCGGGATGGAATGTTGTAACATCTCCATTAGAAGGATCTGCGCTTAACTATGGAAAAGAGCACCCGACTCATGACAAACGCTATAGAATAGCTGAAGAGTTTCTAGAAGTAACAAAGGGATTATGGGATTCTTGGGAAGATGATGCATTTATTCGAAATAAAGAAACCGGACAATTTTTTGAGGAGAAAAAGCTGCACCGATTGCATCATAAAGGCGAATTTTTCTCTGTAGAAGGTCCGTTAAACATTGGGCGCTCAGCTCAGGGGCAGCCCGTAGTGTTTCAAGCAGGATCTTCTGAAAGCGGAAAAGATTTAGCAGCAAAAACGGCTGACGCAGTGTTTACGGGACAAGACAATTTAGAAGAAGCAAAAGCTTTTTACCAAGATGTAAAATTGAGAGCTGCAGCGCAAGGACGCAATGAAAACGAACTTTTAATTTTTCCGGGAATTGGTCCTATAATTGGTAGTACAAACGAAGAAGCCGAAAGAAAATATGAAGAACTTTCTCAATTGGTGACAATTGAACATGCGCTAAACTACTTAGGACGCTTTTTCGATCATTTTGATTTTTCACAGTTTCCATTAGATGATGCATTTCCTGACTTAGGAGATATAGGAAGTAATAGTTTCCGCAGTACAACCGAAAAAATTAAAGAAAACGCCAAAAAATATAAGTGGACACTGCGAGAAGCAGCGCTGCGAATTGCTACACCTAAAACACAATTTATTGGGACGCCAGAGCATATCGCTAATTTGATGGAACAGTGGTTCGAAGAAAAAGGAGCTGACGGCTTTATTATTCATTCCAGCGTTCCGCATGGTTTAGATGACTTTGTTGAATATGTTGTACCGATACTGCAAGAAAGAGGCCTGTATCGTACAAAATACGAAGGGAGTACGTTAAGAAGTAACTTGCAGTTGAATATTCCTAAAAATCGCTACACACAGGTAAAAGTTAACTGA
- a CDS encoding riboflavin kinase, whose product MNRGALKAKTSKKLIIKGQVVPGRQQGRHLGFPTANIDTQHEELKNGVYGVLVHLRGLEHLGVMNVGVKPTFGSKLSKTFEVHILDFNDVIYGETVQCDVIFRVRGEKKFPSIEFLKHQIKADTLQAKQRFQHMGYVSSEATASKLGQARYLNLPDLQFFNWCHSQFRVNKGIYNTIDQWFYDEGIENIHPRRVHVIAFLQFAQEGNGRKTEKERVLRFGAGGLTNQLREFMNGYEKGEW is encoded by the coding sequence GTGAATAGAGGAGCATTAAAAGCTAAAACAAGCAAAAAACTTATTATAAAAGGGCAGGTTGTACCTGGAAGGCAGCAAGGAAGACACTTAGGGTTTCCAACAGCTAATATAGATACTCAGCATGAGGAATTAAAAAATGGCGTGTATGGTGTCCTCGTTCATCTGCGGGGACTTGAACATTTAGGAGTTATGAATGTAGGGGTTAAGCCGACATTTGGATCGAAATTATCTAAAACATTTGAGGTTCATATTCTGGATTTTAACGACGTTATTTATGGAGAGACAGTTCAATGCGACGTGATCTTTCGGGTGCGAGGAGAGAAAAAATTCCCTTCTATTGAGTTTTTAAAGCATCAAATTAAAGCTGATACGCTACAAGCAAAGCAAAGATTTCAACATATGGGCTATGTATCTAGTGAAGCTACAGCTTCCAAGCTAGGGCAAGCGAGATATTTAAATCTGCCTGATCTCCAGTTTTTTAATTGGTGCCACAGTCAATTCAGAGTCAATAAAGGGATTTACAATACAATTGATCAATGGTTTTATGACGAAGGAATTGAAAATATTCATCCTAGAAGAGTTCACGTGATCGCTTTTTTACAATTTGCACAAGAAGGAAATGGAAGAAAGACAGAAAAAGAAAGAGTCCTTCGCTTTGGAGCAGGTGGTTTAACCAATCAATTACGAGAATTTATGAATGGGTATGAAAAAGGAGAATGGTAA
- a CDS encoding N-acetylmuramoyl-L-alanine amidase, which produces MKLKKRLKLNKIGVAMLTAGVICTAYMPLHSLQKPVVALAAENQSDSLERAFAQASKEFGVPASLLKAISYNKSRWESHNGKPSAAGGYGLMHLTDIPSLEDGKGNGAVPSKPAYDKQQTLSLAAKLLNSDKERLKKDPVQNIRGGAAVLAFIAKDKNGNIPSTDQKWYDAVAAYGASQDKKNAQVFADDVYETLEKGAEHTTSDGQHLKISPQNIDKSIPRAENSNTNKADCPASLKCEYIPAFYGKFSESPSDYGNYDIANRQKSDVRYIVIHDTEVSYDGTIDLFANPNRAAANYVIRSSDGHIAQMIHNKDVAWHAGNWYFNTHSIGIEHEGFALEGSTWFTEEMYRSSARLVRHLAKEYNIPLDRAHIIGHDEVPGLSPKAQSGMHSDPGPFWDWGHYMDLVGSPVERQHTNKLAVTINPVFQNNQPEVSDAPKQPANFVYLHQAPSNDSPLLNEPAASGPGTKQTLDWGSKAVTGQTYAVAETKGEWTAIWYGGQKAWFYNPHNKNTSKGTGILLTPKPGKESIQVYGGAFPEASAYPSDIPVKAMVPLQYKISPDQVYVGVEKVRSDYYYAPTFTTNPNDHKMIVGKDEYYQIYFNHRYAFVKASDVEVKRQ; this is translated from the coding sequence TTGAAACTAAAAAAAAGATTAAAACTAAATAAGATAGGGGTAGCCATGCTTACGGCTGGTGTCATATGTACAGCTTATATGCCCCTTCATTCGCTGCAAAAGCCTGTAGTCGCTTTGGCGGCAGAGAATCAGTCAGATTCTTTAGAGCGAGCATTTGCACAAGCATCTAAAGAATTTGGTGTGCCGGCTTCGCTTTTAAAAGCAATTTCCTACAACAAGTCGCGCTGGGAAAGTCATAATGGAAAACCTAGTGCAGCCGGGGGATACGGTCTTATGCATTTAACAGACATCCCTTCTTTAGAAGATGGAAAAGGAAACGGAGCTGTGCCTTCAAAACCAGCATATGATAAACAGCAAACTCTCTCCTTAGCTGCTAAGCTGCTTAACTCAGATAAAGAAAGATTAAAAAAAGATCCTGTGCAAAATATTCGCGGTGGCGCTGCTGTGCTGGCTTTTATCGCAAAAGACAAAAATGGAAACATACCGTCCACTGATCAAAAATGGTACGATGCAGTCGCCGCTTACGGTGCTTCTCAGGATAAAAAAAACGCTCAAGTATTTGCCGATGATGTATATGAAACGTTGGAAAAAGGAGCAGAGCATACAACGTCAGACGGACAGCATCTTAAAATTTCCCCTCAAAATATAGATAAGTCGATTCCTCGTGCTGAAAATTCCAATACGAATAAAGCGGATTGTCCGGCATCTTTAAAATGTGAATACATCCCTGCTTTTTACGGGAAATTCAGCGAAAGTCCTTCAGATTACGGAAACTATGATATTGCAAACCGCCAAAAATCAGATGTTCGCTATATTGTTATTCATGATACAGAAGTAAGTTATGATGGAACGATTGATTTGTTTGCTAACCCTAATAGAGCCGCTGCAAACTATGTAATCCGTTCAAGTGATGGCCATATCGCACAGATGATCCATAACAAAGACGTAGCATGGCATGCAGGAAACTGGTATTTTAATACACACAGTATTGGAATTGAACATGAAGGATTCGCCCTTGAAGGATCTACTTGGTTTACGGAAGAAATGTACCGTTCTTCGGCAAGACTCGTACGCCACCTTGCCAAAGAATATAATATTCCCTTAGACCGAGCTCATATTATTGGTCATGATGAGGTGCCGGGTTTGTCTCCTAAGGCTCAATCAGGTATGCATTCAGATCCCGGGCCGTTTTGGGATTGGGGGCACTACATGGATTTAGTAGGAAGCCCAGTCGAGCGCCAGCATACAAACAAACTAGCCGTTACGATTAATCCAGTCTTTCAAAACAATCAGCCAGAAGTATCAGATGCACCAAAGCAGCCGGCCAACTTTGTGTATTTGCATCAAGCTCCCAGCAATGATTCACCGCTGCTGAATGAGCCTGCAGCTTCAGGGCCTGGAACGAAACAAACGTTAGACTGGGGAAGCAAAGCAGTAACTGGACAAACGTATGCAGTAGCTGAGACAAAAGGAGAATGGACAGCGATTTGGTACGGAGGACAAAAAGCGTGGTTTTATAATCCTCATAATAAAAATACAAGTAAAGGTACAGGCATATTATTAACGCCAAAACCAGGGAAAGAAAGCATTCAAGTGTACGGAGGAGCTTTCCCGGAGGCTTCAGCCTATCCTTCTGATATACCAGTTAAAGCTATGGTGCCACTTCAGTATAAAATTTCTCCAGACCAGGTGTACGTGGGGGTAGAGAAAGTAAGGAGTGACTATTACTATGCCCCAACTTTTACAACAAACCCAAACGATCACAAAATGATTGTTGGAAAAGACGAATATTATCAAATTTATTTTAATCACCGCTATGCGTTTGTGAAAGCGTCGGATGTAGAGGTTAAAAGACAATAG
- a CDS encoding LLM class flavin-dependent oxidoreductase gives MKLSILDQSPRYEGERAEDAFQHTIQLAQLAEELGYHRFWVAEHHDSEHVVGSSPEVLISHLLAKTHHIRIGSGGVMLQHYSPYKVAENFNVLASLSPNRIDLGIGRAPGGLPHSTQALQQNSQPTKSLTDKLIELKQYLNDTLPEDHPLYGLKAYPRPKKSADIFLLGASASSAELAGSLNLPYVFAQFINGDQKVLKEAISVYNQHVSSRARSLVVALSVIVADTVEEAKALASSTKIFKVYLQNGKSATLGSKEKAEEFGQQSKESYRIEEKEANVIYGTKETIRQKLQALKQEFSIDEFIILTAIQNFEQKKQSYTLLKEAFNEGDAQKINQTLAAY, from the coding sequence GTGAAATTAAGTATTTTAGATCAAAGCCCACGTTATGAGGGTGAGCGTGCTGAAGATGCATTTCAGCATACTATACAATTAGCTCAGCTAGCAGAAGAACTCGGTTACCATCGCTTTTGGGTAGCCGAGCATCACGACTCTGAACATGTTGTAGGATCATCACCTGAAGTGTTAATTTCTCACCTGCTCGCTAAAACGCATCATATCCGTATCGGCTCAGGTGGTGTTATGCTTCAGCACTACAGCCCTTATAAAGTAGCAGAAAATTTTAATGTTTTAGCCTCATTATCTCCAAATCGCATCGATCTTGGAATCGGTAGAGCACCAGGAGGACTACCTCATTCTACTCAAGCCTTGCAACAAAACTCTCAGCCCACTAAGTCCTTAACAGACAAACTGATAGAACTTAAACAATACCTAAACGATACGCTGCCGGAAGATCACCCTCTTTACGGTTTAAAAGCCTATCCAAGGCCCAAAAAATCGGCAGATATATTTTTACTGGGAGCAAGTGCTTCAAGCGCAGAGCTTGCGGGTTCATTAAACCTTCCTTATGTATTTGCTCAATTTATTAATGGCGATCAAAAAGTGCTGAAAGAAGCGATTTCTGTCTATAATCAGCACGTTTCATCTCGCGCACGCTCGCTTGTCGTTGCCCTTTCCGTCATCGTAGCGGATACCGTAGAAGAAGCAAAAGCATTAGCATCCAGCACAAAAATATTTAAAGTATACTTACAAAATGGGAAGTCCGCTACATTAGGCTCCAAAGAAAAAGCTGAAGAATTTGGTCAGCAGTCCAAAGAAAGCTATCGAATTGAAGAAAAAGAAGCAAACGTTATATACGGTACAAAAGAAACCATTCGTCAAAAGCTTCAAGCTTTGAAACAGGAATTTTCTATTGATGAATTTATCATACTTACCGCTATTCAAAATTTCGAACAAAAAAAGCAATCTTATACGCTCTTAAAAGAAGCATTCAATGAAGGAGATGCGCAGAAAATTAATCAAACTCTAGCTGCTTACTAA
- a CDS encoding plasmid mobilization protein, translating into MRGHSIPAIKLNEEEKEKLEELIEHYNLKRTSLIRKFIMDGKVKPPLIGKEAGVELLVNLRKIESELSRLSNNMHQIAKYLHKPKDKQNHSQNLEEILLEMMKKQKHVQEDVETISEQLSDHLYVK; encoded by the coding sequence ATGAGAGGACACAGCATTCCAGCAATTAAGTTGAATGAAGAAGAAAAAGAAAAATTAGAGGAACTTATTGAACACTATAATTTAAAACGAACGTCTCTCATTCGAAAATTTATTATGGATGGAAAAGTTAAGCCTCCTTTAATCGGCAAAGAAGCAGGTGTGGAACTATTGGTTAACCTGCGAAAGATTGAGTCTGAACTAAGCCGGCTAAGCAATAATATGCATCAAATTGCAAAGTACTTACATAAACCAAAAGATAAGCAAAACCATTCACAGAATCTTGAAGAAATCCTACTAGAAATGATGAAAAAACAAAAACATGTACAAGAAGATGTAGAGACTATTTCAGAGCAGCTTAGCGATCATTTATACGTTAAATAG
- a CDS encoding GNAT family N-acetyltransferase — protein MSELFRLATVEDAEELLNLTLRAYEPIRELGIKFPAATATIELVKENIQNSRCYVLESDKKIVATITARTYKEITNWPFLWWFAVDPLVKKKGVGSKLLTWVEETIIRDQLGEPAVTLATSDRHPWLIPMYERKGYERFFEVDQGEEGKGVFLRKILHPERYELEKHKELQKAN, from the coding sequence ATGAGTGAATTATTTCGATTAGCAACCGTAGAAGATGCTGAAGAACTGTTGAATTTAACACTTCGGGCATACGAGCCGATTCGAGAGCTAGGAATTAAGTTTCCAGCCGCAACGGCAACGATTGAACTTGTAAAAGAAAACATTCAAAACAGCCGTTGCTACGTGCTGGAAAGTGATAAAAAAATCGTAGCTACGATTACAGCAAGAACGTATAAAGAAATAACGAACTGGCCTTTCTTATGGTGGTTTGCGGTAGATCCTTTGGTTAAAAAGAAAGGAGTAGGTTCTAAACTCTTAACATGGGTTGAAGAAACAATTATTCGGGATCAATTGGGGGAACCTGCCGTTACATTGGCTACTTCTGATCGACATCCGTGGTTGATTCCTATGTATGAAAGGAAAGGGTATGAACGTTTTTTTGAAGTCGATCAAGGAGAAGAAGGAAAAGGTGTATTCTTAAGAAAAATCTTACATCCTGAAAGATACGAGTTAGAAAAGCACAAGGAGTTGCAAAAAGCTAATTAA
- a CDS encoding amino acid ABC transporter permease, translating to MGKAFDIELIFTSIPQLLSYLHITIWILIASLVIGSTLGLFIALPRIYKVPVLSQIAAVYISFMRGTPILIQLFLVFYGIPALLQLIHIDVSRMAPLVFVIITYSLSTAASFSEMMRGAINSVDKGQTEAAYSIGMSGKQTFTRIVLPQALVVAFPNFGNLVIGSLKDTSLAFTIGVMDMMGRGDTIIAATAHAVEVYIALAIIYYLVAIILEKFFVKSEQKLQKHDQPVHV from the coding sequence ATGGGAAAAGCATTTGATATAGAGCTGATTTTCACCTCTATTCCTCAATTATTATCTTATTTGCATATTACAATTTGGATTTTGATTGCTTCACTTGTGATTGGCAGTACCTTGGGATTGTTTATTGCCCTGCCTCGTATTTATAAAGTACCGGTGTTAAGTCAAATAGCAGCAGTTTATATTTCTTTTATGAGGGGAACCCCTATTTTAATTCAATTATTTTTAGTTTTTTACGGGATACCTGCTCTTTTACAATTGATTCATATTGACGTTTCAAGAATGGCCCCGCTTGTATTTGTTATTATCACGTATTCACTGAGCACAGCGGCGTCTTTTTCTGAAATGATGCGCGGTGCCATTAATAGTGTAGATAAAGGGCAAACTGAAGCAGCTTATAGTATAGGAATGAGCGGAAAACAAACGTTCACTCGAATTGTGCTGCCGCAAGCTCTCGTTGTAGCCTTTCCTAACTTTGGAAATCTTGTGATTGGGTCCTTAAAAGATACGTCTTTAGCCTTTACCATTGGTGTGATGGATATGATGGGAAGAGGAGATACCATTATCGCTGCAACGGCTCATGCAGTGGAGGTATATATCGCACTTGCCATTATTTATTATTTGGTGGCGATTATATTAGAGAAATTTTTTGTGAAATCAGAACAGAAGCTGCAAAAACATGATCAGCCTGTTCATGTATAA
- a CDS encoding amino acid ABC transporter ATP-binding protein: MIALTNIKKTFGDNTVLDGIDLIVKKGDVVTILGPSGSGKTTFLRCINFLEKADEGEVSINQFTVQCQKPNRKDILTLRQKTTMVFQQYNLFKHKTVIENIMEGLVIVQKLPKEEAKQRSLDVLEKVGLAEKANAYPSQLSGGQQQRVGIARALALNPEVILFDEPTSALDPELVGEVLSVIRKIAEEGITMIIVTHEMSFAREVSNHVVFMDGGKIVEQGHPEDIFLNPKEDRTKQFFKRINPTHSPYSYIYEKTI; the protein is encoded by the coding sequence ATGATTGCACTAACAAATATAAAAAAAACATTTGGTGATAATACAGTATTGGACGGTATTGATTTAATTGTTAAAAAAGGCGACGTTGTGACCATTTTAGGACCGAGTGGTTCTGGAAAGACTACGTTTTTACGCTGCATTAATTTCTTAGAAAAAGCAGATGAAGGAGAAGTTTCGATTAATCAATTTACGGTTCAGTGCCAAAAGCCAAACCGCAAAGACATTTTAACTCTTCGACAAAAAACAACGATGGTTTTTCAGCAATACAATTTGTTCAAACACAAAACCGTTATTGAAAATATTATGGAGGGGCTAGTTATTGTTCAAAAGCTGCCAAAGGAAGAAGCGAAACAACGCAGTTTAGACGTCCTTGAAAAAGTTGGGCTTGCTGAAAAAGCAAATGCTTATCCAAGTCAGTTATCAGGAGGTCAACAGCAGCGAGTGGGCATTGCTAGAGCGCTTGCTTTAAATCCTGAAGTCATTTTATTTGATGAGCCGACGTCTGCTTTGGACCCTGAACTGGTGGGTGAAGTACTGTCTGTTATTCGTAAAATTGCTGAAGAAGGAATTACAATGATCATTGTTACGCACGAAATGAGTTTTGCCCGTGAAGTTTCTAATCACGTGGTATTTATGGACGGAGGAAAGATTGTTGAACAAGGTCATCCTGAAGACATATTTTTAAACCCAAAAGAAGATCGAACAAAGCAATTTTTCAAGCGTATTAACCCAACGCATTCTCCTTACTCTTATATTTATGAAAAAACAATCTAA
- a CDS encoding amino acid ABC transporter substrate-binding protein, with translation MKKLQLTAIFLSLLLLLAACGTQNKETAANASKDKVQKIIVGTGTQFPNICFLDDKGNLTGYDVELVKEIDKRLPNYKFEFKTMDFSNLLLSLESNKIDLVAHQMEVNEERKQKFLFNKEPYNIFPLHVVVNEKNTSIKSIKDLSGKKVIVGATSNSANLIDKYNKEHGNKINIVYSGQGSDDTKTQLKTGRADATISTPFAVDFVNKQADAEQKVVGPAISNSKVYFMLRKNETGLQKDVDKVLKEIKEDGTLTKLSKKWLGEDYTKAAGNN, from the coding sequence ATGAAAAAACTACAGCTGACAGCTATCTTTTTATCACTTCTTTTATTACTAGCCGCTTGCGGAACACAAAATAAAGAAACAGCGGCTAACGCAAGTAAAGACAAAGTACAAAAAATTATTGTAGGAACAGGTACGCAATTTCCGAACATTTGCTTTCTGGACGATAAAGGAAATCTAACAGGGTATGACGTAGAACTTGTTAAAGAAATAGACAAACGTCTTCCAAACTATAAGTTCGAATTTAAGACAATGGATTTTTCTAATTTACTTTTGAGCTTAGAATCGAACAAAATTGATTTAGTAGCCCATCAGATGGAAGTGAATGAAGAGAGAAAACAAAAGTTCCTGTTTAATAAAGAACCTTATAATATCTTTCCGCTACATGTAGTTGTAAACGAAAAAAATACGTCTATTAAATCAATTAAAGATTTGAGCGGTAAAAAGGTAATTGTAGGAGCAACGAGTAATTCTGCTAACTTAATCGATAAGTATAACAAAGAACATGGAAATAAAATTAATATCGTCTATTCAGGCCAAGGATCTGATGATACAAAAACGCAGCTGAAAACAGGGCGTGCCGATGCCACGATTAGTACGCCGTTTGCAGTTGACTTTGTCAATAAACAAGCGGACGCAGAGCAAAAAGTTGTAGGGCCTGCTATTTCAAATTCAAAAGTATATTTTATGCTTCGCAAAAATGAAACAGGTTTACAAAAAGATGTGGATAAAGTGCTAAAAGAAATAAAAGAAGACGGAACATTGACAAAATTAAGTAAAAAATGGCTGGGAGAAGACTATACAAAAGCAGCTGGAAATAACTAA
- a CDS encoding N-acetylmuramoyl-L-alanine amidase family protein: MKKIYLDAGHGGADLGAVASGLYEKDLVLAVQQYIISFLSTHYEGFSLCTTRTTDVFLSLNERVNKANAWGADVYLSIHINLGGETGYEDFIYSKNINNQTIVLRNDIHDHVKFVLTKYNHSNRGRKLANHSVLRHSYMPSVLTEIGFIDTEHDAKLLKNPQFLKDMGVAYAKGIAQFLNLEPKSTNPVGDSDEEGFPKPAFLYKPLWIKTTEDTETYKDANMSERTGYLKKNTFFQVYGETRAAWVMDGQHFIEKKDTIIEGETITTAELTKENMETLKVFVTKEKLETAVTFSKEGAAAAIITLRDKKILNVKAFLDRENWWYKAERIKK; this comes from the coding sequence ATGAAAAAAATTTATTTAGATGCAGGTCACGGAGGGGCAGATCTAGGGGCTGTCGCCAGCGGGTTATATGAAAAAGACTTAGTGTTAGCTGTTCAACAGTACATCATCTCTTTTCTTTCTACTCACTATGAAGGATTTTCTCTTTGTACAACCCGTACAACCGATGTGTTTTTGTCATTAAATGAACGGGTTAACAAAGCCAATGCGTGGGGTGCTGATGTATACTTATCTATTCATATAAATTTGGGCGGCGAAACGGGATATGAAGATTTTATTTATAGCAAAAATATAAATAACCAAACCATTGTGTTACGAAACGATATTCACGATCATGTGAAATTTGTTCTCACTAAATACAATCACTCTAACCGAGGCAGGAAATTAGCTAATCATAGTGTGTTAAGGCATTCATATATGCCGTCTGTACTAACTGAAATTGGGTTTATTGATACAGAACACGATGCAAAGCTTTTAAAAAATCCTCAATTTCTAAAAGATATGGGGGTGGCATATGCAAAAGGGATTGCGCAGTTTTTAAACTTGGAGCCTAAATCTACAAATCCTGTGGGAGATTCTGACGAGGAAGGTTTTCCAAAGCCGGCTTTTTTATATAAACCTTTATGGATAAAAACAACCGAGGATACGGAGACGTATAAGGATGCAAATATGTCAGAGAGAACAGGTTATTTAAAAAAGAATACCTTCTTTCAAGTTTATGGTGAAACGCGTGCAGCCTGGGTGATGGATGGACAACATTTTATTGAAAAAAAAGATACAATCATTGAAGGAGAAACCATTACAACTGCGGAATTAACAAAAGAGAATATGGAAACATTAAAAGTGTTTGTGACAAAAGAGAAATTAGAAACAGCCGTAACCTTTTCCAAAGAAGGAGCCGCGGCAGCCATCATTACCCTTCGCGATAAAAAAATACTGAATGTAAAAGCATTTTTAGATAGAGAAAATTGGTGGTACAAAGCTGAACGGATAAAAAAATAG
- a CDS encoding amino acid ABC transporter permease translates to MIIDVPFIWTAFVEILKALPLTLLITIGPLLGGLLIGIAVAAVRINSVKIITPIANVYVSFFRGTPAILHIMVIYLGFPLFINKLSSYYGWGFNANSIPIVVFVLIALSFTAGAYMSEIIRSGLLAVEKGQIEAAYAIGMNRFQSMKRIVFPQAFALSLPNLCNIFIGFLHTSSIAFIVSQKELNGAANIVASNNLKFLEAYIAAALIYWMLTMLIEGITALLERKLTVYNRGGVV, encoded by the coding sequence ATGATTATTGATGTACCGTTTATATGGACAGCGTTTGTAGAAATTTTAAAGGCATTACCTTTAACGCTCCTTATTACCATCGGTCCGTTACTAGGCGGGTTGCTTATTGGTATTGCTGTTGCGGCTGTGAGAATCAATTCAGTGAAAATAATAACGCCAATTGCCAACGTATACGTATCATTTTTCCGAGGAACGCCTGCTATTCTTCATATTATGGTTATTTACCTAGGGTTCCCGCTATTTATTAATAAACTATCGAGTTACTATGGATGGGGCTTCAATGCAAACAGCATTCCTATTGTCGTATTTGTATTAATCGCTTTGTCTTTTACAGCGGGAGCTTATATGTCAGAGATTATTCGCTCCGGTTTGTTAGCTGTAGAAAAAGGACAAATTGAGGCTGCGTATGCCATTGGGATGAATCGTTTTCAATCAATGAAACGAATTGTTTTTCCACAGGCGTTTGCTTTGTCTTTACCGAATTTATGTAATATTTTCATCGGCTTTTTGCATACGTCTTCTATCGCATTCATCGTATCGCAAAAAGAGCTAAACGGTGCTGCTAATATCGTAGCTTCGAATAATCTCAAGTTTTTAGAAGCCTATATTGCTGCTGCTCTTATTTATTGGATGCTGACGATGTTAATAGAAGGGATAACAGCGCTGCTTGAACGAAAATTAACTGTTTATAATCGAGGAGGGGTTGTATGA
- a CDS encoding glutaredoxin family protein — translation MSAKILLWNRKGCHHCEELKAYFHEKGYQYESIDVEGKDYLRDLLEIRYGIRHVPVVEIGDEGQFKGVIEKDYEQIEKLIEDYSSIVK, via the coding sequence ATGTCAGCAAAGATTTTATTATGGAATCGAAAAGGTTGTCATCATTGCGAGGAACTAAAAGCATATTTTCATGAGAAAGGATATCAATATGAAAGTATCGATGTAGAAGGAAAAGATTATTTGCGGGATTTACTTGAAATTAGATACGGTATTCGCCATGTACCGGTGGTTGAAATTGGAGACGAGGGGCAGTTTAAAGGAGTAATTGAAAAAGATTATGAACAAATAGAAAAATTGATTGAAGACTATTCATCAATCGTTAAATAG